In Paraburkholderia caballeronis, the following proteins share a genomic window:
- a CDS encoding response regulator, whose product MRLLLVEDDEMIAETVLDSMRRAGYAIDWAQDGRAAALSLGNGVYDLVLLDLGLPQRDGIGVLREYRAGGGAASVLILTARDAIEDRIRGLDAGADDYLVKPFDLDELAARVRALLRRRTDHRQPVYAHGDLTLDPAAHEVTKHGEPLRLLPREFALLQALIEAPSRVFTRAQLEDKLYGWGDEVGSNAIEVHVHGLRRKLGADQIVTVRGVGYRMKSIE is encoded by the coding sequence ATGCGGCTGCTGCTGGTCGAAGACGACGAAATGATCGCCGAAACGGTGCTGGATTCGATGCGCCGCGCCGGTTATGCGATCGACTGGGCGCAGGACGGGCGCGCGGCGGCGCTGTCGCTCGGCAACGGCGTCTACGATCTGGTGCTGCTCGACCTCGGGCTGCCGCAGCGCGACGGCATCGGCGTGCTGCGCGAATACCGCGCGGGCGGCGGCGCGGCGTCGGTGCTGATCCTGACCGCGCGCGACGCGATCGAGGACCGCATCCGCGGTCTCGACGCGGGCGCGGACGACTATCTGGTGAAGCCGTTCGATCTCGACGAACTGGCCGCGCGCGTGCGCGCGCTGCTGCGCCGTCGCACCGACCACCGGCAGCCGGTCTACGCGCACGGCGACCTGACGCTCGACCCCGCCGCGCACGAAGTGACGAAGCACGGCGAGCCGCTGCGCCTGCTGCCGCGCGAGTTCGCGCTGCTGCAGGCGCTGATCGAGGCGCCGTCGCGCGTGTTCACGCGCGCGCAACTCGAAGACAAGCTGTACGGCTGGGGCGACGAAGTCGGCAGCAACGCGATCGAAGTGCATGTGCACGGACTGCGGCGCAAGCTCGGCGCGGACCAGATCGTCACCGTGCGCGGCGTCGGCTACCGGATGAAGAGCATCGAATGA
- a CDS encoding COG4705 family protein, producing the protein MTQPARYFDARDDDALPSKVPQVTAWFWAVKILATTAGETGGDALSMTLNLGYAVATLVFLAFFVVTLALQVRASRYHPLTYWTVVVATTTVGTTTSDFIDRTLGLGYVTSSALLLAGVIAVLVVWRLVTGRIEYERIADRRDEVFYWVAIVVANTLGTALGDFVASSAGFGFEVGALVFASLLSIVAAIGWIAPRTWAGVLFWSAYVLTRPLGATLGDTLTKPYEDGGFALDRISATLTIVAVMAALVVVQRRRERRTQRAAACPDA; encoded by the coding sequence ATGACACAACCCGCACGATACTTCGACGCCCGTGACGACGATGCGCTGCCGAGCAAGGTCCCGCAGGTCACCGCGTGGTTCTGGGCCGTGAAGATTCTCGCGACCACCGCCGGCGAAACCGGCGGCGACGCGTTGTCGATGACGCTGAACCTCGGTTACGCGGTCGCGACGCTGGTCTTTCTCGCGTTCTTCGTCGTGACGCTCGCGCTGCAGGTGCGCGCGTCACGGTATCACCCGCTCACGTACTGGACGGTGGTCGTCGCGACCACGACGGTCGGCACGACGACGTCCGACTTCATCGACCGGACCCTCGGGCTCGGTTACGTCACGTCGTCCGCGCTGCTGCTGGCCGGCGTGATCGCGGTGCTCGTCGTCTGGCGGCTCGTGACCGGCCGCATCGAATACGAGCGCATCGCCGATCGGCGCGACGAGGTGTTCTACTGGGTAGCGATCGTCGTCGCGAATACGCTGGGCACCGCGCTGGGCGACTTCGTTGCGTCGTCGGCCGGGTTCGGTTTCGAAGTCGGCGCGCTGGTGTTCGCGTCGCTGCTGTCGATCGTCGCGGCGATCGGATGGATCGCGCCGCGCACCTGGGCTGGCGTGCTGTTCTGGAGCGCATATGTGCTCACGCGTCCGCTCGGTGCGACGCTCGGCGACACGCTGACGAAGCCGTACGAAGACGGCGGTTTTGCGCTCGACCGCATTTCGGCAACGCTTACAATCGTCGCGGTGATGGCGGCGCTGGTCGTCGTGCAGCGGCGGCGCGAGCGCCGAACGCAGCGCGCGGCGGCCTGTCCCGACGCATGA